A window from Vulpes vulpes isolate BD-2025 chromosome 9, VulVul3, whole genome shotgun sequence encodes these proteins:
- the C2CD4C gene encoding C2 calcium-dependent domain-containing protein 4C, which yields MRKTNMWFLERLRGSGEHGTPGSEAGDKAAKGPLYSNVLTPDKIPDFFIPPKLPAGPTDAEGQAEPGPAAAATEQNPASGPPRRAPRSPRLPAKLAAESKNLLKAATRHVIQIESAEDWPVEEAATNADPQAQGAMSLPSVPKAQTSYGFATLAESPHTRRKESLFHSEHGALAQVGSPGAGRRRGGAAKANGGDGVPRETAGALMSPSRYFSGGESDTGSSAESSPFGSPLLSRSVSLLKGFAQDSQAKVSQLKQSAGRHGSLAAEDGAPDTSPGARRRLTRRAAPEPGPETGQAPRAEHTVRMGPRGSVRLLAEYEAAQARLRVRLLAAEGLYDCLCDARSINCCVGLCLVPGKLQKQRSTIIKNSRHPIFNEDFFFDGLGPASVRKLALRIKVVNKGSSLKRDTLLGEKELPLTSLLPSL from the coding sequence ATGAGGAAGACCAACATGTGGTTCTTGGAGCGGCTCCGGGGGTCTGGGGAGCACGGCACCCCCGGGAGCGAGGCCGGGGACAAGGCTGCCAAGGGGCCCCTGTACAGCAACGTGCTGACCCCCGACAAGATCCCCGACTTCTTCATACCCCCCAAGCTGCCCGCCGGCCCCACGGATGCCGAGGGGCAGGCGGAGCCGGGCCCCGCAGCAGCAGCCACCGAGCAGAACCCGGCCTCGGGCCCGCCCCGCCgagccccccggagcccccggcTGCCGGCCAAGTTGGCAGCTGAGAGCAAGAACCTGCTGAAGGCGGCCACGCGACATGTGATCCAAATCGAGAGCGCGGAGGACTGGCCGGTGGAGGAGGCTGCCACCAACGCCGACCCCCAGGCCCAGGGCGCCATGTCCCTGCCGTCGGTGCCCAAGGCTCAGACATCCTATGGCTTCGCCACGCTGGCCGAGAGCCCGCACACGCGGCGCAAGGAGTCCCTGTTCCACAGCGAGCACGGGGCCCTGGCTCAGGTGGGCTCCCCGGGGGCCGGTCGCCGTCGGGGGGGTGCCGCCAAGGCCAATGGGGGCGACGGGGTGCCCAGGGAGACGGCGGGGGCCCTCATGAGCCCCAGCCGCTACTTCAGCGGCGGGGAGAGTGACACCGGGTCCTCGGCCGAGTCCTCCCCGTTCGGGTCCCCTCTGCTCTCACGCTCCGTGTCGCTGCTGAAGGGGTTTGCCCAGGACAGCCAGGCCAAGGTGAGCCAGCTCAAGCAGTCGGCGGGCCGCCACGGCTCCCTGGCCGCCGAGGACGGCGCGCCCGACACcagccccggggcgcggcgcCGCCTGACCCGCAGGGCCGCCCCCGAGCCGGGCCCCGAGACTGGCCAGGCGCCCCGCGCTGAGCACACGGTCCGCATGGGCCCCCGGGGCAGCGTGCGGCTGCTGGCGGAGTACGAGGCCGCGCAGGCCCGCCTGCGGGTGCGCCTGCTGGCCGCCGAGGGCCTCTATGACTGCCTGTGCGACGCCCGCAGCATCAACTGCTGCGTGGGGCTGTGCCTGGTCCCGGGCAAGCTGCAGAAGCAGCGCAGCACCATCATCAAGAACAGCCGCCACCCCATCTTCAACGAAGACTTCTTTTTCGACGGCCTGGGGCCGGCCAGCGTCCGAAAGCTGGCCCTCAGGATCAAGGTGGTGAACAAGGGCAGCAGCCTCAAGCGGGACACGCTGCTCGGGGAGAAGGAGctgcccctcacctccctgctcccctccttgTAA
- the SHC2 gene encoding SHC-transforming protein 2 isoform X1, whose product MTQGPGGRTPPAPPAPPEPEAPTTFCALLPRMPQWKFAAPAGFLGRGPAAARTAGGAGGAGGAGGADPQPEEAAPGGVPALAAAVLGACEPRCAAPCPLPALSRCRAAGARGPRGARGGAGPPDAAAAAAEWIRKGSFIHKPAHGWLHPDARVLGPGVSYIVRYMGCIEVLRSMRSLDFNTRTQVTREAINRLHEAVPGVRGSWKKKAPNKALASILGKSNLRFAGMSIAVSISTDGLNLSVPATRQIIANHHMQSISFASGGDTDMTDYVAYVAKDPINQRACHILECCEGLAQSIISTVGQAFELRFKQYLHSPPRVAVPPERLTRPEESAWGDEDEADHNYYNSIPGKEPPPGGLVDSRLALAQPGALGALGQGAAPARRDARSLPWDLGPSGAGPPGDGYVQADARGPRDYEDHLYVNTQGLDAPEPPQAEDSPKKDLFDMRPFEDALKLHECSAGAGTAVAPLPVEDQWPSPPTRRAPIAPTEEQLRQEPWYHGQMSRRAAEKLLRADGDFLVRDSVTNPGQYVLTGMHAGQPKHLLLVDPEGVVRTKDVLFESISHLIDYHLQNGQPIVAAESELHLRGVVKREP is encoded by the exons ATGACGCAGGGTCCGGGCGGGCGcacgccccccgcgccccccgcgcccccggagCCCGAGGCGCCCACCACCTTCTGCGCGCTGCTGCCGCGCATGCCGCAGTGGAAGTTCGCCGCCCCCGCGGGCTTCCTGGGCCGGGGCCCGGCGGCGGCGCGCacggccgggggcgcggggggcgcggggggcgcggggggcgccgaCCCGCAGCCCGAGGAGGCCGCGCCCGGGGGCGTCCCCGCGCTGGCGGCCGCCGTCCTGGGCGCCTGCGAGCCCCGCTGCGCCGCGCCGTGTCCGCTGCCCGCGCTCAGCCGCTgccgggccgcgggggcgcgggggccgcggggcgcgcgggggggcgcggggcccccggacgccgccgccgccgccgccgagtgGATCCGCAAGGGCAGCTTCATCCACAAGCCGGCGCACGGCTGGCTGCACCCCGAcgccagggtcctggggcccgGGGTCTCCTACATCGTGCGG TACATGGGCTGCATCGAAGTCCTCCGCTCCATGCGCTCTCTGGATTTTAACACTCGCACCCAGGTGACCAG GGAAGCCATCAACCGGCTCCACGAGGCGGTGCCTGGCGTCCGGGGCTCCTGGAAGAAGAAG GCCCCCAACAAGGCGCTGGCCTCCATCCTGGGCAAGAGCAACCTGCGCTTCGCCGGCATGAGCATCGCCGTGAGCATCTCCACGGACGGCCTCAACCTCTCCGTGCCCGCCACGCGCCAG ATCATTGCCAACCACCACATGCAGTCCATCTCCTTCGCGTCGGGCGGCGACACG GACATGACGGACTATGTGGCCTACGTAGCCAAGGATCCCATCAACCAGAGAG CCTGCCACATCCTGGAGTGCTGCGAGGGCCTCGCCCAGAGCATCATCAGCACCGTGGGCCAGGCCTTCGAGCTGCGCTTCAAGCAGTACCTGCACAGCCCGCCCAGGGTGGCGGTGCCCCCGGAGAG GCTCACCAGGCCCGAGGAGTCGGCCTGGGGCGACGAGGACGAAGCGGACCACAATTACTACAACAGCATCCCAGGGAAGGAGCCGCCCCCGGGCGGGCTGGTGGACTCCAGGCTCGCCCTGGCCCAGCCCGGCGCCCTCGGGGCCCTCGGCCAG GGGGCAGCTCCTGCTCGACGGGATGCCCGCAGCCTGCCGTGGGACCTGGGCCCGTCAGGTGCTG GCCCACCGGGGGACGGTTACGTGCAGGCCGACGCCAGGGGCCCTAGAGACTACGAGGACCACCTGTACGTCAACACGCAGGGCCTGGacgccccggagcccccgcagGCAGAGGACAGCCCCAAAAAGGATCTGTTTGACATGC GACCCTTCGAGGATGCTCTGAAGCTGCACGAGTGCTCTGCGGGGGCGGGCACGGCGGTGGCGCCCCTTCCCGTGGAGGATCAGTGGCCCAGCCCCCCCACCCGCCGGGCCCCCATCGCCCCCACGGAGGAGCAGCTGCGGCAGGAACCCTGGTACCATGGCCAGATGAGCCGGAGGGCGGCAGAGAAGCTGCTCCGAGCCGACGGGGACTTCCTGGTGCGCGACAGCGTCACTAACCCCGGGCAGTACGTCCTCACGGGCATGCACGCGGGGCAGCCCAAGCACCTGCTGCTGGTGGACCCAGAGGGCGTG GTGCGGACCAAGGATGTGCTCTTCGAGAGCATCAGCCACCTCATCGACTACCACCTGCAGAACGGGCAGCCCATCGTGGCCGCCGAAAGCGAGCTGCATCTGCGCGGGGTGGTCAAACGTGAGCCCTGA
- the SHC2 gene encoding SHC-transforming protein 2 isoform X2 — MTQGPGGRTPPAPPAPPEPEAPTTFCALLPRMPQWKFAAPAGFLGRGPAAARTAGGAGGAGGAGGADPQPEEAAPGGVPALAAAVLGACEPRCAAPCPLPALSRCRAAGARGPRGARGGAGPPDAAAAAAEWIRKGSFIHKPAHGWLHPDARVLGPGVSYIVRYMGCIEVLRSMRSLDFNTRTQVTREAINRLHEAVPGVRGSWKKKAPNKALASILGKSNLRFAGMSIAVSISTDGLNLSVPATRQIIANHHMQSISFASGGDTDMTDYVAYVAKDPINQRACHILECCEGLAQSIISTVGQAFELRFKQYLHSPPRVAVPPERLTRPEESAWGDEDEADHNYYNSIPGKEPPPGGLVDSRLALAQPGALGALGQGAAPARRDARSLPWDLGPSGAGPPGDGYVQADARGPRDYEDHLYVNTQGLDAPEPPQAEDSPKKDLFDMRPFEDALKLHECSAGAGTAVAPLPVEDQWPSPPTRRAPIAPTEEQLRQEPWYHGQMSRRAAEKLLRADGDFLVRDSVTNPGQYVLTGMHAGQPKHLLLVDPEGVVMVLGSRPAAQMPPLWP; from the exons ATGACGCAGGGTCCGGGCGGGCGcacgccccccgcgccccccgcgcccccggagCCCGAGGCGCCCACCACCTTCTGCGCGCTGCTGCCGCGCATGCCGCAGTGGAAGTTCGCCGCCCCCGCGGGCTTCCTGGGCCGGGGCCCGGCGGCGGCGCGCacggccgggggcgcggggggcgcggggggcgcggggggcgccgaCCCGCAGCCCGAGGAGGCCGCGCCCGGGGGCGTCCCCGCGCTGGCGGCCGCCGTCCTGGGCGCCTGCGAGCCCCGCTGCGCCGCGCCGTGTCCGCTGCCCGCGCTCAGCCGCTgccgggccgcgggggcgcgggggccgcggggcgcgcgggggggcgcggggcccccggacgccgccgccgccgccgccgagtgGATCCGCAAGGGCAGCTTCATCCACAAGCCGGCGCACGGCTGGCTGCACCCCGAcgccagggtcctggggcccgGGGTCTCCTACATCGTGCGG TACATGGGCTGCATCGAAGTCCTCCGCTCCATGCGCTCTCTGGATTTTAACACTCGCACCCAGGTGACCAG GGAAGCCATCAACCGGCTCCACGAGGCGGTGCCTGGCGTCCGGGGCTCCTGGAAGAAGAAG GCCCCCAACAAGGCGCTGGCCTCCATCCTGGGCAAGAGCAACCTGCGCTTCGCCGGCATGAGCATCGCCGTGAGCATCTCCACGGACGGCCTCAACCTCTCCGTGCCCGCCACGCGCCAG ATCATTGCCAACCACCACATGCAGTCCATCTCCTTCGCGTCGGGCGGCGACACG GACATGACGGACTATGTGGCCTACGTAGCCAAGGATCCCATCAACCAGAGAG CCTGCCACATCCTGGAGTGCTGCGAGGGCCTCGCCCAGAGCATCATCAGCACCGTGGGCCAGGCCTTCGAGCTGCGCTTCAAGCAGTACCTGCACAGCCCGCCCAGGGTGGCGGTGCCCCCGGAGAG GCTCACCAGGCCCGAGGAGTCGGCCTGGGGCGACGAGGACGAAGCGGACCACAATTACTACAACAGCATCCCAGGGAAGGAGCCGCCCCCGGGCGGGCTGGTGGACTCCAGGCTCGCCCTGGCCCAGCCCGGCGCCCTCGGGGCCCTCGGCCAG GGGGCAGCTCCTGCTCGACGGGATGCCCGCAGCCTGCCGTGGGACCTGGGCCCGTCAGGTGCTG GCCCACCGGGGGACGGTTACGTGCAGGCCGACGCCAGGGGCCCTAGAGACTACGAGGACCACCTGTACGTCAACACGCAGGGCCTGGacgccccggagcccccgcagGCAGAGGACAGCCCCAAAAAGGATCTGTTTGACATGC GACCCTTCGAGGATGCTCTGAAGCTGCACGAGTGCTCTGCGGGGGCGGGCACGGCGGTGGCGCCCCTTCCCGTGGAGGATCAGTGGCCCAGCCCCCCCACCCGCCGGGCCCCCATCGCCCCCACGGAGGAGCAGCTGCGGCAGGAACCCTGGTACCATGGCCAGATGAGCCGGAGGGCGGCAGAGAAGCTGCTCCGAGCCGACGGGGACTTCCTGGTGCGCGACAGCGTCACTAACCCCGGGCAGTACGTCCTCACGGGCATGCACGCGGGGCAGCCCAAGCACCTGCTGCTGGTGGACCCAGAGGGCGTG GTGATGGTTCTCGGCTCCCGTCCTGCTGCACAGATGCCCCCGTTGTGGCCTTAG